In the genome of Kitasatospora cathayae, one region contains:
- a CDS encoding helix-turn-helix domain-containing protein, translating to MVGLMTTPNETLRAVRLGLRLSQDEFAKRLREVGVNQGEPNDASKRLVQRWESGEVRSPRPVYVRALEAVTKLSVDRLGFDSPQLPPRVSVDGTGGHDMTSDEPGVPVQAAPAPTGEDYSGVWISHYEFFSSSRENTFTGLHHVVLSQSGNRISGRSLPGASSNPDSPLSFDLTVDRNVVTGSWVEQTAQDGYYQGARYHGAIQLLVDPTGRRMAGKWVGFGKEFDVNTGPWELRLLDKSTAEDVLSRYSVPPEA from the coding sequence ATGGTGGGGCTCATGACGACGCCGAACGAGACGCTGCGGGCCGTACGCCTTGGACTCCGTCTCAGCCAAGACGAGTTCGCGAAACGCCTGAGGGAAGTTGGGGTGAACCAGGGAGAACCCAATGACGCCAGCAAGCGTCTCGTTCAGCGCTGGGAGTCAGGGGAGGTCAGGTCCCCCCGTCCGGTGTACGTTCGAGCCCTTGAGGCTGTCACCAAGCTTTCTGTGGACCGCCTCGGCTTCGACTCACCACAGCTACCGCCAAGGGTCAGCGTGGACGGTACGGGAGGCCATGACATGACCAGCGATGAACCGGGCGTGCCCGTGCAGGCCGCACCGGCTCCCACGGGTGAGGACTACTCGGGGGTCTGGATCAGCCACTACGAGTTCTTCAGCAGTAGCCGGGAGAACACGTTCACCGGCCTGCACCACGTCGTACTGTCCCAGAGCGGAAACCGGATCTCTGGCCGGTCCCTCCCCGGTGCGTCGTCCAATCCCGACTCGCCGCTGTCGTTCGATCTCACTGTAGATCGGAACGTCGTAACGGGCTCGTGGGTGGAGCAGACGGCACAGGACGGCTATTACCAGGGGGCCAGGTACCACGGCGCTATTCAACTGCTGGTCGATCCGACCGGGCGCCGCATGGCCGGTAAGTGGGTTGGCTTCGGTAAGGAGTTCGACGTCAACACTGGGCCTTGGGAACTCCGTCTACTGGACAAGTCCACGGCTGAAGACGTCCTGAGTCGCTACAGTGTGCCGCCGGAGGCGTAG